The following are encoded together in the Streptomyces tsukubensis genome:
- a CDS encoding non-ribosomal peptide synthetase — MSARFSFTPTERSPGAVALRCDGRPPVSYCELDARRARLADRLVARGVGPETVVAVSLAERADTLVALLAVLSVGGVYLPLDTTAPPERRLEVLADSGARVELRDGPHIGAEPVLEGRADPPRAGTDPTDANTAYLLYTSGTTGRPKGVCVSRAALAAHLDDMAERLELAPDDRVLWFAQPHVDVALEQALTPLRVGATVVTRGPGLLSFGELADLIDRHAVTVANLPGGYWNAFASALTARQSAACRSLRLMISGSERMSARAVADWQRLLPDVPLLNAYGPTESVITATLFRIPVGLAPGDEIPIGSACGGRELRVLDERMAPVSGGQVGELYVGGAPLAQGYLSRPAATAEHFLPDPYADTPGALMYRTGDLVRAAGGGGLVFVGRADDQVKVRGFRVEPAEVRLVLERHPAVRHCAVLGRSAPDGHTSLVAYAVAPDTTSAELVAQAGRLLPPHMVPTVVLLPSLPLTAEGKVDRTALPEPAPTVPDTAESLEAAELSGTQAVLAEIWCRMLRLPRVSADDNFFALGGDSLAALQLAAELTADFGPGMPAQAVFSATTLAELAAVLDDVTAEAEAEAAAESPRPGQDGAHRAASAQPADGLSSGQRSLWFLERWAPGTATYNVPWEFRLSGPVDHAVLEGALRAVVARHDVLRSVFVENLGEPRRVIRQDVTFDLGRVELSAIPPVAAAGNRPSASPASASTRDRPDQPVPQDGSAPQDRPAPRDRPDPSAQQDKKDRADRVDQEGQADQEASVRAHLRATARAPFDLEHGPLVRAVLVRVDEERAVLLVVFHHLVWDELSLAVFERELAEAYTAAVERREPALPPLTATYDDFVAWQTRRTTGVTHRAGLDHWARRLAGAPTLLSLPTDRPRPELPSYDGATVDFALPATVGSRLRALARQENATPFLVLLTSCAATLLSFSGQEDMVLGTPVGGRSKPEFEGLIGDFVNLLALRVDLSGEPTFRELLRRVRTSVLADFGHQDVPFEAVVDRVVGPRPTSHAPLVQAVFEMHRHVGDGWRAGPLTARRALVPTGTAKFDVSWQITDDGRNLHGVVEYNTGLFDEDTVRELVRGWKALLRDAVDQPDTVTCAWRRGAASAPSEAVPRGTSMDAPPAEYRSDRTADTIADARESAARRGGDGLPDTIRTLNHLIGSRPDGDPRRPAVSIDGAHLDHAELTASANRLAHRLRALGVGPGVVVGVLAERGLDLVTALLAVVASGGAYLPLDPEHPTERLERMVADAAAPVVVAQRRFVPLLPGGKATVLDLDDPAAWAEESDGPPAPLAGPDDPAYVIFTSGSTGRPKAVATSHRSIHNRLAWTQRRYPLTEEDVVLQKTPFGFDVSVWEFFWPLMTGARLVLARPGGHRDPGYLRDLIIAEQVTTAHFVPSMLRVFLAQEGVEECRSLRRTLCSGEELPPTLVNDFLSRMPGELHNLYGPTEAAVDVSAWRCRTLPRTARTTPIGRPIDGVRLHVLDPAGEPVPDGVPGELHIGGVAVAIGYLNQPRLTADRFVPDPFRDDGGRLYRTGDIALRREDGELEYLGRLDDQMKIRGQRVEPGEVETVLEGHPAVSAAVVVLVPDGQDQRLQAYVVVAPGHEADSSELRARAGSLLPDHMVPTHFRRLSEVPLTGNGKADRAALRAGDAGEPLSSGTPLPEDRGSDGGEPLEHVLNRIWSMVLDLPELHRDQDLFTSGAHSLNTLRVRARIAVALHTDVPLRTMFTSRTVAQLARSVRAGADSLEEVERRAGAVASLPPLADAEWVRAVTELDSGVR, encoded by the coding sequence ATGTCCGCACGGTTCAGCTTCACCCCCACCGAGCGGTCGCCCGGGGCGGTGGCCCTGCGGTGCGACGGGCGCCCCCCGGTCAGCTACTGCGAACTCGACGCCCGCCGGGCCCGGCTGGCGGATCGGCTGGTGGCGCGCGGTGTCGGTCCTGAGACCGTCGTTGCCGTCTCCCTGGCCGAGCGCGCGGACACCCTGGTTGCCCTGCTCGCCGTCCTGAGCGTGGGCGGCGTCTACCTGCCGCTGGACACCACGGCGCCGCCAGAGCGCCGTCTGGAGGTACTGGCGGACAGCGGCGCCCGGGTGGAACTGCGTGACGGTCCCCACATCGGAGCCGAGCCCGTCCTGGAGGGCAGAGCCGATCCCCCGAGAGCCGGCACCGACCCCACCGACGCCAACACGGCGTACCTCCTGTACACCTCGGGGACCACGGGAAGGCCCAAGGGCGTGTGCGTCTCGCGGGCGGCCCTGGCCGCGCACCTGGACGACATGGCCGAGCGGCTGGAACTGGCGCCCGACGACCGAGTCCTGTGGTTCGCCCAGCCCCATGTGGACGTGGCGTTGGAGCAGGCTCTGACACCCTTGCGTGTCGGCGCCACCGTGGTGACGCGCGGGCCCGGGTTGCTGTCCTTCGGCGAACTGGCCGATCTCATCGATCGTCACGCGGTGACCGTCGCCAACCTGCCGGGCGGTTACTGGAACGCGTTCGCCTCCGCACTGACCGCTCGGCAGAGTGCCGCCTGCCGAAGCCTGAGGCTGATGATCTCGGGCAGCGAACGCATGTCGGCCCGCGCGGTGGCCGACTGGCAGCGCCTCCTCCCCGACGTGCCGTTGCTCAACGCCTACGGGCCCACAGAATCAGTCATCACCGCGACCCTGTTCCGGATTCCGGTCGGCCTGGCGCCGGGGGACGAGATCCCCATCGGGAGCGCCTGCGGGGGGCGCGAACTGCGCGTGCTGGACGAGCGGATGGCGCCGGTGTCCGGCGGGCAGGTCGGCGAACTGTACGTCGGCGGTGCTCCACTGGCCCAGGGATACCTGTCCCGTCCGGCGGCGACCGCAGAACACTTCCTGCCCGATCCCTACGCGGACACTCCTGGCGCCCTGATGTACCGCACCGGTGACCTGGTGCGGGCGGCCGGGGGAGGGGGCCTCGTTTTCGTGGGCCGCGCCGACGATCAGGTGAAGGTCAGGGGGTTCCGAGTGGAGCCCGCGGAGGTGCGGCTCGTCCTGGAGCGCCACCCAGCGGTGCGCCACTGCGCGGTACTGGGGAGGTCCGCGCCGGATGGCCACACCTCCCTGGTCGCCTACGCGGTGGCCCCCGACACCACCTCCGCCGAACTGGTGGCCCAGGCCGGCCGTCTCCTCCCGCCGCACATGGTGCCCACCGTCGTACTGCTGCCGTCCCTGCCGCTGACCGCGGAGGGCAAGGTGGACAGGACCGCCCTCCCCGAGCCCGCGCCGACCGTCCCGGACACCGCCGAGTCCCTGGAAGCGGCCGAGTTGTCCGGCACACAAGCGGTACTGGCCGAGATCTGGTGCAGGATGCTGCGCTTGCCTCGGGTCAGCGCGGACGACAACTTCTTCGCCCTGGGCGGGGACTCGCTGGCGGCGCTGCAACTGGCCGCCGAACTCACCGCCGATTTCGGCCCGGGGATGCCCGCCCAGGCCGTTTTCTCCGCGACCACGCTGGCCGAACTCGCGGCGGTCCTGGACGACGTCACCGCGGAAGCCGAGGCGGAGGCCGCCGCGGAGTCGCCGAGGCCGGGACAGGACGGCGCGCACCGGGCCGCCTCCGCCCAGCCCGCTGACGGCCTGTCGTCCGGCCAGCGATCGCTGTGGTTCCTGGAGCGCTGGGCGCCGGGCACAGCCACGTACAACGTGCCCTGGGAGTTCCGGCTCAGCGGCCCCGTCGACCACGCGGTGCTCGAAGGAGCCCTGCGCGCGGTGGTGGCCAGGCACGACGTACTGCGCTCGGTCTTCGTCGAGAACCTCGGTGAACCACGGCGCGTGATACGCCAGGACGTGACGTTCGACCTGGGCCGCGTGGAGTTGTCCGCGATACCGCCCGTCGCGGCGGCGGGGAACCGACCCTCGGCGTCACCTGCTTCCGCGAGCACACGGGACCGCCCGGACCAGCCGGTCCCGCAGGACGGCTCGGCCCCTCAGGACCGCCCGGCCCCACGGGACCGCCCGGACCCGTCGGCCCAGCAGGACAAGAAGGACAGGGCAGACCGGGTAGACCAGGAGGGCCAGGCGGACCAGGAGGCGTCCGTCCGCGCCCACCTGCGGGCCACCGCGCGGGCCCCGTTCGATCTGGAGCACGGCCCCCTTGTCCGGGCGGTGCTGGTACGGGTCGACGAGGAGCGGGCCGTACTGCTCGTGGTCTTCCACCACCTGGTCTGGGACGAACTGTCCCTGGCCGTCTTCGAGCGCGAACTCGCCGAGGCCTACACCGCGGCCGTGGAGCGGCGCGAACCCGCGCTGCCCCCGCTGACCGCCACCTACGACGACTTCGTCGCCTGGCAGACGCGGCGGACCACCGGCGTGACCCACCGGGCCGGACTCGACCACTGGGCCCGCCGGCTGGCCGGCGCGCCGACCTTGCTGTCCCTGCCCACCGACCGCCCCCGTCCCGAGCTTCCCTCCTATGACGGCGCCACAGTGGATTTCGCGCTGCCCGCCACCGTCGGTTCCCGTCTCCGCGCCCTGGCCCGACAGGAGAACGCGACCCCCTTTCTCGTGCTGCTCACCTCCTGCGCGGCCACGCTGCTGAGCTTCAGCGGGCAGGAGGACATGGTGCTCGGTACCCCGGTGGGCGGTCGGAGCAAGCCCGAGTTCGAAGGGTTGATCGGGGATTTCGTCAATCTGCTCGCGCTGCGCGTCGACCTCTCGGGCGAGCCCACGTTCAGGGAGTTGCTGCGCAGGGTCCGTACCTCCGTTCTGGCCGACTTCGGCCACCAGGACGTGCCGTTCGAGGCGGTGGTGGACCGCGTGGTCGGCCCCCGCCCGACCTCGCACGCGCCACTGGTCCAGGCGGTCTTCGAGATGCACAGGCACGTGGGCGACGGGTGGCGCGCCGGACCCCTCACCGCCCGTCGTGCGCTGGTCCCCACGGGGACCGCGAAGTTCGATGTCAGCTGGCAGATCACCGACGACGGAAGAAACCTCCACGGAGTGGTCGAGTACAACACCGGGCTCTTCGACGAGGACACCGTGCGGGAACTGGTCAGGGGGTGGAAGGCCCTGCTGCGCGACGCGGTCGACCAACCGGACACCGTGACCTGTGCCTGGCGACGGGGGGCGGCGAGCGCCCCGTCCGAGGCGGTACCGAGAGGAACCTCCATGGACGCCCCACCTGCTGAGTACCGGTCGGACCGGACGGCCGACACCATCGCCGACGCGCGGGAATCCGCCGCCCGCCGCGGCGGCGACGGGTTACCGGACACCATCCGGACCCTGAACCACCTGATCGGGTCCCGGCCCGACGGTGATCCGAGGCGGCCCGCCGTGTCCATCGACGGGGCGCACCTCGACCACGCGGAGCTGACCGCGTCGGCCAACCGCCTCGCCCACCGGCTGCGCGCGCTCGGAGTCGGTCCCGGGGTCGTGGTGGGCGTCCTCGCGGAACGCGGTCTCGACCTGGTCACGGCGTTGCTCGCGGTGGTCGCTTCCGGCGGCGCCTACCTCCCGCTCGATCCAGAACACCCGACCGAGCGGCTGGAACGCATGGTCGCCGACGCGGCTGCCCCCGTGGTGGTCGCCCAACGCCGATTCGTCCCTCTGCTGCCCGGGGGGAAGGCCACCGTACTGGACCTCGACGACCCGGCCGCGTGGGCCGAGGAGTCGGACGGGCCCCCGGCGCCACTCGCCGGTCCCGATGACCCCGCGTACGTGATCTTCACCTCCGGATCCACCGGCCGCCCCAAGGCAGTCGCCACCTCCCACCGGTCCATCCACAACCGGCTGGCCTGGACGCAGCGGCGGTATCCGCTCACCGAGGAAGACGTGGTGCTGCAGAAGACACCGTTCGGCTTCGACGTGTCGGTGTGGGAGTTCTTCTGGCCGCTGATGACCGGCGCGCGCCTGGTCCTCGCCCGCCCCGGCGGCCACCGGGACCCCGGCTATCTGCGGGACCTGATCATCGCCGAGCAGGTGACAACGGCGCACTTCGTTCCCTCCATGCTCCGCGTGTTCCTCGCTCAGGAGGGTGTCGAGGAGTGCCGGTCGCTGCGCAGGACCTTGTGCAGTGGCGAGGAGCTGCCCCCGACGCTGGTCAATGACTTCCTCAGCAGGATGCCCGGGGAACTGCACAACCTCTACGGTCCGACCGAGGCCGCGGTCGACGTCAGTGCCTGGCGGTGCCGGACGTTGCCGAGGACAGCCCGCACCACACCGATCGGGCGCCCCATCGACGGCGTACGGCTGCACGTGCTCGACCCGGCCGGCGAGCCGGTGCCGGACGGTGTCCCGGGTGAACTGCACATCGGCGGCGTCGCCGTGGCCATCGGCTACCTCAATCAGCCACGGCTCACCGCGGACCGCTTCGTACCCGACCCGTTCCGCGACGACGGAGGCCGGCTCTACCGCACCGGCGACATCGCGCTCCGGCGCGAGGACGGTGAGCTGGAGTACCTGGGCCGACTGGACGACCAGATGAAGATCCGGGGTCAGCGGGTCGAGCCGGGCGAGGTCGAAACCGTGCTTGAGGGGCACCCAGCGGTGTCGGCGGCGGTGGTGGTCCTCGTTCCCGACGGCCAGGACCAGCGTTTGCAGGCGTACGTGGTGGTGGCGCCGGGACACGAGGCCGACTCCTCGGAACTGCGGGCCCGAGCCGGATCGCTACTGCCCGACCACATGGTCCCCACCCACTTCCGCCGCCTGTCCGAAGTACCGCTCACCGGCAACGGCAAGGCGGACAGGGCCGCCCTGCGGGCCGGCGACGCAGGGGAGCCGCTGTCCTCGGGCACACCGCTGCCCGAGGACCGCGGTTCCGATGGCGGCGAACCGCTGGAGCACGTGCTGAACCGCATCTGGTCGATGGTACTCGACCTGCCCGAACTCCACCGGGACCAGGACCTGTT